A genome region from Deltaproteobacteria bacterium includes the following:
- a CDS encoding SulP family inorganic anion transporter, producing MFALYYKHAARAKDDVLSGLTVALALVPEAVAFSFVAGVNPLTGLYAAFMVGLITSLVGGRPGMISGATGALAVVMVSLVSSHGVEYLFATVVLMGFIQISAGLLKLGKFIRMVPFPVMLGFVNGLAIVIFLAQIPQFQLTLPDGSQSWLPKGELGLMLALVFVTIFIMYFLPKITRALPAGLIAILVVTLIVIFGGLETKTVGDIARIGGGFPPFHMPRVPINLETIKIIFPYAVILAAIGLIESLLTMSVIDEMTETRGKGNRVCIGQGTANVFTGLFSGMGGCAMIGQSMINISSGGQRNLSGISAALFLLSFILFGSSLIEMIPVASLAGIMFMVVLGTFEWGTFRMMKRVPHEDFFVIILVALVTVFTDLAIAVVVGVIVSALVFAWKHAREIHAETVINAGGAKVYKLNGPLFFASIHRFSEIFNPHNDPGEVVIDFAHSRVADHSAIEAIDALAERYTKAGKKLHLCHLSRECRDLLEKAGDLVEVNIKEDPQYYVADDKLAF from the coding sequence CTGTTGCGCTGGCCCTTGTGCCGGAGGCTGTCGCCTTTTCATTTGTTGCGGGAGTCAATCCCCTTACGGGACTTTATGCCGCCTTTATGGTGGGACTCATTACATCACTTGTCGGTGGACGACCGGGCATGATTTCCGGCGCTACGGGAGCCCTGGCTGTGGTCATGGTCAGTCTTGTTTCCAGTCATGGTGTAGAATACCTTTTTGCCACCGTTGTCCTCATGGGATTTATTCAAATTTCAGCAGGGCTTCTCAAGCTCGGCAAATTTATCCGTATGGTCCCTTTCCCGGTTATGCTCGGTTTTGTCAATGGCCTGGCCATTGTTATTTTTCTGGCCCAGATTCCCCAGTTTCAGCTTACCCTTCCCGATGGCAGCCAGAGCTGGCTCCCTAAAGGGGAGTTGGGACTTATGCTGGCCCTTGTTTTTGTAACCATCTTTATCATGTATTTTCTACCCAAAATTACACGGGCCCTTCCCGCCGGCCTTATTGCCATTCTTGTTGTTACGCTTATTGTTATTTTCGGTGGACTTGAGACGAAGACCGTCGGTGACATTGCCCGTATCGGTGGAGGCTTTCCACCCTTTCACATGCCCCGTGTTCCGATTAACCTGGAGACGATAAAGATTATTTTTCCCTATGCTGTTATCCTTGCCGCCATCGGTTTAATTGAGTCACTTCTGACGATGAGTGTTATCGATGAAATGACGGAAACCCGTGGAAAGGGTAACCGTGTCTGCATAGGGCAGGGGACGGCCAATGTTTTTACGGGGCTTTTTAGCGGCATGGGCGGCTGTGCCATGATCGGTCAGAGTATGATTAATATCAGTTCCGGTGGTCAGCGCAATCTCTCCGGTATCTCTGCGGCACTTTTTCTCCTCAGCTTTATTCTTTTCGGTTCTTCACTTATCGAGATGATTCCCGTTGCATCCCTTGCAGGGATCATGTTTATGGTCGTACTGGGGACCTTTGAATGGGGGACATTCAGAATGATGAAGCGCGTTCCCCATGAAGATTTTTTTGTCATTATTCTTGTGGCGCTGGTTACCGTATTTACTGATCTTGCCATTGCCGTCGTTGTCGGTGTCATTGTTTCGGCACTCGTATTTGCCTGGAAACATGCCAGGGAAATTCATGCCGAGACAGTGATTAATGCCGGGGGTGCGAAGGTGTACAAATTAAATGGGCCTCTTTTTTTCGCCTCCATTCACCGCTTCAGTGAAATATTCAATCCTCATAATGATCCCGGCGAAGTCGTCATCGATTTTGCCCATTCCCGCGTTGCCGACCATTCGGCCATTGAAGCCATCGATGCGCTGGCAGAACGCTATACAAAGGCAGGCAAGAAGCTTCATCTCTGCCATTTAAGCCGGGAATGCCGTGATTTGCTGGAAAAAGCGGGAGACCTTGTGGAAGTCAATATCAAGGAAGATCCCCAATATTATGTTGCTGATGATAAGCTGGCTTTTTAA
- a CDS encoding DUF4157 domain-containing protein, which produces MHTFTGIPKTVQKNALKNSCTPGRARLRQKHDVNSILNLQRAMGNQTVQQVLRSQTEGPNGGLADTASLNFGHDFSRLPIHSRKASAIQTKLAINRPGDKYEQEADRISEQVMRMDGRHSTHTAPPAIQRLHIGAGEELATKPVQRLCTECEEEMLHRKTAPAVAHGERGQAQHQAEAKVDAVRSGHPLAKEQRAFFEPRFGVDFSHVRIHTDQSADRATRAVGAHAFTRGSHIVFREDRYHPHTYAGQQLLAHELTHVVQQGAAPPIQHRFENEKGEQHIKRNELHMGMAGNVVQCWPGDGMVPPGDCSWATYLALRGSVETAKAIVSTLGACSAGDNCLTLATKIAAITAEIAARVALDTTCFRGGDSGHRQQVQDKVNMMNRCYRFFNASNCPPELIAAMAVVVQRARDVIAAGAAVVAIAVVVALIVAIIALAKAIAALAAAAGAGAGALATATAVIALLVLIKEEISPDESSSA; this is translated from the coding sequence ATGCATACTTTTACTGGTATACCGAAGACAGTTCAAAAGAATGCGCTCAAGAATTCCTGTACACCCGGCCGGGCCCGTCTCCGGCAAAAGCATGATGTGAATTCGATCCTGAATTTACAGCGTGCCATGGGAAATCAAACCGTACAACAAGTATTACGGTCACAGACGGAAGGACCCAATGGCGGACTGGCAGACACGGCATCACTTAACTTCGGACACGATTTTAGCCGGCTTCCAATACATTCTCGCAAAGCATCAGCAATACAAACAAAATTAGCGATTAACAGGCCAGGGGATAAATATGAGCAGGAAGCAGACCGCATATCTGAACAGGTAATGCGCATGGATGGGCGCCACAGCACGCACACTGCGCCACCGGCAATCCAGCGCCTCCACATTGGAGCCGGCGAGGAACTTGCAACAAAACCTGTTCAACGCCTCTGTACTGAGTGCGAGGAGGAAATGCTGCATCGGAAGACTGCACCCGCAGTCGCCCATGGCGAGAGGGGCCAGGCACAACACCAGGCCGAAGCAAAGGTTGATGCAGTTCGCAGTGGGCATCCCTTAGCGAAGGAGCAACGGGCCTTCTTCGAGCCTCGCTTCGGTGTGGACTTCAGCCATGTACGGATCCATACTGATCAATCAGCAGATAGAGCCACCCGTGCAGTCGGAGCGCACGCCTTTACGCGAGGCAGCCATATCGTCTTCCGGGAGGACCGGTATCATCCCCACACCTACGCAGGACAACAGTTGCTTGCGCACGAGTTGACCCATGTCGTACAGCAAGGGGCTGCGCCTCCTATCCAACACCGCTTTGAAAATGAAAAGGGTGAACAACATATTAAGCGTAACGAATTGCACATGGGAATGGCCGGAAACGTTGTGCAGTGTTGGCCCGGTGACGGCATGGTGCCCCCGGGAGACTGCAGTTGGGCGACCTATCTCGCTCTGCGGGGCTCGGTCGAAACAGCAAAAGCGATCGTGAGCACCCTCGGCGCTTGCTCTGCTGGTGACAACTGTCTCACTCTGGCAACAAAGATTGCCGCTATCACTGCGGAGATCGCCGCACGCGTGGCGCTCGATACTACTTGCTTCAGGGGTGGAGACAGCGGCCATCGCCAGCAAGTGCAAGACAAAGTCAACATGATGAACCGCTGCTATCGGTTTTTCAACGCATCCAACTGTCCGCCGGAACTGATCGCAGCAATGGCGGTTGTCGTCCAGCGTGCGCGTGATGTCATTGCAGCCGGAGCTGCGGTAGTAGCCATCGCAGTGGTTGTCGCGCTCATCGTAGCGATTATCGCACTTGCGAAAGCCATCGCTGCCCTGGCCGCAGCAGCGGGCGCAGGTGCAGGCGCCTTAGCTACCGCAACAGCAGTAATAGCGCTGCTCGTGCTGATCAAGGAGGAGATCTCGCCTGATGAATCGTCATCAGCGTAA